The following is a genomic window from Adhaeribacter radiodurans.
TACTCGGCCAGCCAATTCGTTTTTTCGTTCAGCTGCTTCCACTGCTTTGTGCACTGCATTAGTAACTTGTAAGACCTGATTGTTCAGCATAGGTAGCTATTTATCGGTCTATTAAAAATACTCCAAAAAATTGGAGAATTCTTAATATCTCCAATTTTTTTAAATTATTACCAGTAGTGTGCCTTATTAGAACCACCCTATTAATTAATCAAAAGTTCTTTTTTTATGTACCAGATGGCATTTTTTAAAATCTGCTCTTCTATTCCTCCTTGGCACTTTGATTGAATAAGGCATATTGGTCAGTTAGAAAGCATGAACCAAGGATAGTCGAAAGAAAGATCCTAGTCAATTAAATTAATATAGAAGCTGGAATATAGGCCTAGCCCAATCAACAGCCAAAGCAATCGATTCATGCTTTCTACAACTTTCCTTATTCTATTTTCTTACACTTAAAAAGCTGTCCTATGAAACCATTAATTTTTATGTTTTTAGCTATTGCCTTATGGGCGCAGACATTCCTTGCTTTTGGTCAGAAAGCCACCAAACAGGAAAATGTAGTGTATGGTGTGATATCCGGGATGAGTTTGCTAATGGATGTTTATCAGCCAGGCAAGAGTAATCACTTGGGGGTAGTTTTTATTCCAGGAAATGGCTGGGGATTTTTTGATCAAAGAATCTATAATAAAGGAGCTTTAAAGGAGGCCGTCCAAGATACGGCTTATTACGGCAAGTGGGTGAAATCACTGGTACAAAAAGGGTATACGGTTTTTATAATTAACCATCGTTTTGCACCGCAGTTTCACGCTCCAGATATCTTAGCTGATTGCCAAAGGGCCGTCCGGTATATTCGATATAACGCCAAGAAATTTGGCATTGATGCGCATCATATCGGGGCGATGGGACATTCTTCAGGTGCCAATCTATCTTCCATGCTAGGCGTTACGGATGTCTTCATTGATAAAGCTGAAAATCCCATCGACAGCATTAGCTCCAAAGTACAGGCAGTAGTAACGATGGCCGCTCCTTTTATCTTATCTGATATAAACCGGAAGGAGGACACAATGCTGACCCGAAACATGGCCTTGAGAATGTTTCTTAATTATGTTGGGGAACTTCCAGAAGAGAGCAAAAATGAGTTTGTCTCATCGGGAAGGTATGCGCAGGCTTCGCCTATCACATACGTAACCAAAGAAGATGCCGCTACCCTGATCTACTACTCCGATGATGACTTTATCATTCCTCGCCGGCAAGCTCCTAGGATGTATCAAGTTTTAAAAGAAAAGGGAGTACCGACTAAAATGGTACTAACCCACAAAGAACGCCATTGGCCTAAACCTAATATGGAGGAAGTAGATAAATGGTTCAAGCAATACTTGAGATAATCAACAATTATACATTTATGGGGTGGACCAGTCAGTATGGCGATTGTTAGACATAAGTAAAATAGAAAAAAATGCCTATACTTCCTTATAGTTGGTATTCTATTCGGTTGGCAGTACGTTGCCTTTTAAAAGGTAGATGCATATTCTAAGTACCGATAACAAGTCGCGCGGGAGAAGCCCAAAATTTTGGCTATTTCCTCCGGCCTTTTACCCGATTCCAATAGCACTTTCGCGGACTTTGCTTTTTCTTGAGCTTCGGGAGTTAAACCAGCAGGCCTCCCTCCTGCCCTACCCCGAGCTCTAGCCGCTACTAAGCCAGCTTTGGTTCGTTCTTTAATTATCTCCCGCTCAAACTCAGCTAGGGAAGCAAAGATGTTAAAGGTAAAGCGACCGGTGGAAGTAGCCGTGTTGATGCCATCTTGTAAACTCACGAAGTCAATTCCCCTTTTTTGAAACTCCGCTACCAGGTCAATTAAATCCCGCAAGGATCTACCCAGCCGGTCCAGCTTCCATACCACCACTGTATCACCAGAGCGGATTTGTCCCAGCAATTTCTCCAACTCCGGCCGTTCTTTGTTTTTCCCCGACTTTTTTTCCTGAAAGACGAGCTCACAACCTTGTTTAGTCAAAGCGTCTAACTGTAGTTCTAATTTTTGGTCCTGGGTGCTGACCCGGGCGTAGCCTATTTTCATATTTGTCTCACGAATGCCATCTCAAATATATAAAAATACTTTTGATTTGTGAGATGGAAATTTGAGACGGTTTTTAGCCGAAAAAGAGATGTTTTTGGAGGAGTGATTTTGTCTCGTAAAACGGTCGTGGCTGTTGCACAACCTTTTGTTTGAGATTGATCGTTGAAGAAGATTAAGACTAATCTTTAAAATCATGCAGGGCAAGAAGATTTTGGAAGAGGAGAAGGTGCTGCTCTTCTCCCTTTCGGCATACGTACCGGAACACAACTATTATCGCCGATTGAAGAAGCAGTTGAACCTGGATTTTCTCTACCAGCTTACCCAGGCTTACTATGGTCGGTGTGGTCAGCAGTCGATCGATCCGGTAGTTTTCTTTAAGCTCTGCCTGGTAGGTTACTTGGAAAATATCACTAGTGATAGAAAGCTGATAGAACATTGTTCCATGCGGCTGGACTTGCTTTATTTTCTAAATTACCAAATAGACGAGCCTTTGCCCTGGCATTCCACCGTGAGTCGTACCCGCCAGCTTTACCCAGAAGCCTTGTTTGAGTCACTGTTTGATAAAGTCTTCCGCTTATGTGTGGAAAAAGGGATGGTGGCCGGCGACATTCAGGCCATTGACTCGGCACCCATCAAAGCGAATGCATCGATGGATAGCCTGCTGCTTAAACAGCCAGCAGAATCACTGAAAATGCACCTCGTTAAGACGGATGTAGAAAATAGTTCGACTACCCATAGGGCAAGCCCAAATACCAGCAGCAAGCCCGAGCCGTTTCTTTCGGTTCCAGAGCATCAGTTAAGAAAGTTGGAAAAGCACCAAGATCATTTGAGAGAGTCTCCTAAAGGCTTAGGGGGCAAGCATGAGAAAGCACGTCTAGTCAGTAATAAAACGCACTATAATCCCACGGATCCAGATGCCCGTATATCGGTCAAACCGGGTAAAGCTAGAAAGCTTAATTACCATTGCAGTTTGGCCGTGGATACGGCCAAAGGCGTCATCAGCCATGTACAAGCGGACTATGCCGATGGCCGGGATAGCCAATATCTGCCCGCTATCACACTGCGATTGCAGCGACGGCTACTAGATAATGAACTACGTCTAAGGGAGCTGCTAGCGGATGGTGGTTATTCTAATGGCAGCAACTATGCTTTTTTAGAGCAAAGAAAGATAACGGGCTGGATACCGGTATTTGGTCAGTACAAACCCGAGATAGCCGGTTTTCCCTATGACCAGGAAGCGGACCATTTCACCTGTCCGGCCGGGAAGATACTCGCCTTTAAGACCTATGACACCAATGCCGAGGGAGGTTTACTAAAAATCTACCGGGCTACCTACCAAGACTGTAAACAGTGTCCTTTGAAGCCAACGTGTGTTCCCAAAAGCCAATGCCGGCAAATCACGCGTACTGCTTACGATTCGGAGTATCAGCGGGCACTGGCCAGGCAACAAAGTAGAAAAGGCAAGTGCATGAAGCGGCTCCGACACAGCACGGTAGAGCCGGTTTTTGGCAGTTTGATTCAGCAATATGGGCTCCAGAAAATAGCCGTGCGGGGCAAAGCTGGCGCTCACAAGGTGATGCTGCTGGCTGCTTGTGCTTTTAACTTGAAAAAGTATCTGAAGTTTAAGCCGGTAAAAGTAATAAGCCAAGCCATTGCGCTCCCAAAAGAGCAAGAATCTGCTTTTATCCGCTATTCTTTTGATTTTACCAAGCTGTTTTTCAACTTAGAAAGCTCTATAAGGGCGAGAATAAATTCAAACAAGAAAATCAGCGCACTTAAAAAGTTAGTTGTGCAACAGCCACGGTTGTTTCACGAGATGATTGGCCAACGTATTTCCGACTTAAATAAGGCCTGGTACTCACCGAATCTCTCCTAGCAAAGACTACTTAGCCGCGTTTATAAGCGGATATATCCGGATATATCCGGATATATCCGCTTATAAACGCGGCTAAGCTTAAGAGAAGGACAATTGCAACCCATTTAGCGCCTTTAATTTGTAGGAATTACTATTTATCTGCTGAGAAAAGCTCCTCAACAAGCAGCGATAAACCCGAAAAAGAAAAGGTATTCCAGGAGGAGTGTATTTGGAAAGAAAAGAAGCAGCTGGCAAGATAATTGGTAAATTTTATATATATTACTAATAACATGAAACAAGGAGCCTTATTTAGTAAAAACGCCATTACAAACTCCATAAAAGCCATTATACTTACTCCGTACATAGTGCAGATAACCGGAACAACTCCGCTTATC
Proteins encoded in this region:
- a CDS encoding recombinase family protein, which codes for MKIGYARVSTQDQKLELQLDALTKQGCELVFQEKKSGKNKERPELEKLLGQIRSGDTVVVWKLDRLGRSLRDLIDLVAEFQKRGIDFVSLQDGINTATSTGRFTFNIFASLAEFEREIIKERTKAGLVAARARGRAGGRPAGLTPEAQEKAKSAKVLLESGKRPEEIAKILGFSRATCYRYLEYASTF
- a CDS encoding alpha/beta hydrolase; this encodes MKPLIFMFLAIALWAQTFLAFGQKATKQENVVYGVISGMSLLMDVYQPGKSNHLGVVFIPGNGWGFFDQRIYNKGALKEAVQDTAYYGKWVKSLVQKGYTVFIINHRFAPQFHAPDILADCQRAVRYIRYNAKKFGIDAHHIGAMGHSSGANLSSMLGVTDVFIDKAENPIDSISSKVQAVVTMAAPFILSDINRKEDTMLTRNMALRMFLNYVGELPEESKNEFVSSGRYAQASPITYVTKEDAATLIYYSDDDFIIPRRQAPRMYQVLKEKGVPTKMVLTHKERHWPKPNMEEVDKWFKQYLR